The Puniceicoccus vermicola genome segment GGGCAATCGGATATACTCGACGGCGTGCAGCGCCCGACCCATTTTTCGGCAGAAGTGCGGGCACGGAATTTCACTCGTCTCCATCTCACTCCCGTTGCTGGAGCTGGATTCTCGAGCGATGAAGCATCCTTTCTCTATGCAGGGATGTACGCCGATATTTGGATACTGGATTGGTGGGCGATCACCCCGGGATTCGCTCCGGGCTTCTTCAACTCTGGCGACACGCTGAAGCTGGGGAGCAACCTCGAATTCCGAAGCAGCATTGAAACCTCCGTCCGATTCAAGAAGGGCATCCGCATCGGGCTTAGCTTTTCCCACATCTCCAATGGCGGAATTTCTCATAAAAATCCCGGGACAGAGTCTTGGTCTTTCGTATGTATCTTTCCGATATTCGGGAAGTAGCTCCCCCCCCCTCAATCCAGACCATGGGCCGTCTTTCCTATAGGGATAACCTCGATTAAACCCAAGGTTTTCGATACGGATGAAGGATGGTCAGTTGGATCTATCTACTCATCTCGGTCGTCGCCGAAGCCTCCGGAACTGCAGCTCTGGTTGCCAGCAAAGGGTTTACCCGTCCGCTGCCTACCGCCTTAATGATCTGCAGCTATGTCGGAGCTCTCTTCTTCCTGTCCCTGACGATTCGAACCATTCCCGTCGGTGTAGCCTACGCCGTCTGGTGCGGGATCGGCATCGTTCTGATCTCCCTGATCGCCTGGATTTTCTTCGGCCAAAAACTAGACTCTCCCGCAATCCTCGGGATCACCTTCATCGTCATCGGAGTCGTCATCCTTAACGCCTTCTCCAAGGCGACGCTGCACCATTAATGGGGAGGACCGTCTGCCGTAAGATGCAGCTTCAGCAAACGGATGCGATGGATGGGGCCGATACGCTGTGGCAGCCGATCCTACAAGTAGCCGCTCAGCTTTAGCTGCGCGGTCCTGCGGTCACGGGAGGTCCTCACGGGGAGACCGTCCGGAAATTCGCAATGGGGGCAGCTGAAGCTACTCCCCTACTACATCCGCTCAGCTGTAGCTGCGCGGTCCTGCGGTCACGGGAGGTCCTCACGGGGAGACCGTCCGGAAATTCGCAATGGGGGCCGCTGAAGCTCCTCCCCTACTACAATCCTCTCAGCTGTAGCAAACGCTCTTTACAGGCGCGGGGGACAGCGCGGCAGCCGATCCCAGTGATAAAGGAGATTCGCTGGGCAGGCCAATTCTCCGGCAACTCGATCCGTTTGATAGAAACCCACTGCTCCCGATCCGCTGGGCAGGTATGACCGAAGCCTCCTAGTCTACTTCCCTTTCAGCAATTCACCAATCCACCTTCGGTGGGGGCCGGACAGGGGTTCCTCTGCCAAGGCATCGAGAGAGACCCATCGCAGGCCCGCCTTTTTGGAAATCCGTCCCGGTTCGGGGACGACGTGGAACCACTCGGTGATCGACTCGTTACCGATGCCCCGTTTGCGCTTCGCGAAGGGGGTTGGGTCGGGCTTCCACGATTCAGGGAGGTCGGTCAACTCGGGGAGTTCCAGCATTCCGGCGAGCCGTTTGGCCGTCGCAGGAATCTCTCGCAGCAAGACGGTCTTTCCTCGGACGGCCCAGGCACGCCGAACGGTTTTCTCGGTCTTCTTCGCTTTGACAATTCTTGGCAGCTCTCCAGCGATCCCTTGAGCGGCGCCGTGACAATGCTGCACCAGTGGACAGATCGTGCAGAGGGGTGAACGCGGAAGGCAGACCACCGCACCCAGCTCCATCATTGATTCGTTATGCCGTCCTGGATGGTCCCGGTCGAGAAACTCTTCGGCTAGCGGCCCGAAGGCTTTGACGGCTTCGCCGGATGCCTTCCAAGTGGTCTCATCCGCCGAGAGGCGTGCCAGCACTCGGACGACGTTGCCGTCGACAACTGCGGCGGGCAGCCCTTGGGCGATACTGGTGATCGCAGCCGCCGTGTAGCCGCCAATACCGGGCAGCTCCCGCCATCCCGCCAAATCATCTGGAATGCCCTCTTCGACGATCCTTTTGGCAAGCTTGTGTAGGTTTCGGGCGCGCGAGTAATACCCGAGTCCCTGCCAGAGTCCGAGGACCTCCCCTTCTTCGGCAGCCGCCAGCTCCGCGAATCCCGGGAAAGTGGTCACCCACTTCTCAAAATACGGCAAGACGGTCGAAACCCGAGTCTGCTGTAGCATGAACTCCGAGACGACGGTCCGATAGACCGTTGTCTCGGTGCGCCACGGCAGAACCCGTGCGTTCTTTCCAAACCAGCGAGCCAGATCCTTCCGGGCCGCGGGCAGGTCCGCATTAGCCCAACGAGGCAAGCAGTCGTTCGATTTCGGCACGCTTCCGCTCGTTTTCTTCGAGTTGACGGCGAGCCCCCTCCACGACGGCTTCCGGGGCCTTATCAACGAAGGAAGAGTTTTCCAGACGCTTACGGGTCCCCATGATCACCTTGTCGAGCTTCGCAAGTTCCTTGTTCAACCGATCCTGTTCCGCTTCGACGTCGAGAGAAGAACTCAGATCGAGATGGAAAGTCCCCAGAGGCGTGACAATCGCCGGAGCGCCATCGGGAGACTCACTGACCGTCTCGATATCGGAAAATCCGCCAAGCGCTTCGATAACGCCGAAGACTTCGCGGGCATCGCCGTCGAGGGTGAGCGTCGACTCTTCGACCATGATCTTCACATCCTTCTTATTGCTCAGTTGGTAGTCAGCCTTGAGAGAACGCAACAAGGTCACCGCCTCACGGATCTCGTCGACTTGGGCCACGGCCCCACGGTCGAGTTTCAAGCCGGCTTCGCCGAGAGCATTCTCCAGCTCGTCCGAGGTCATCGGAAGAGCATCCTGAATGTGACTTCCTTTCTCGCCGAATCCAAGCAAGTGCCAGAGCTCTTCGGTGATGAACGGACAAAACGGGTGCAG includes the following:
- a CDS encoding DMT family transporter, which encodes MVSWIYLLISVVAEASGTAALVASKGFTRPLPTALMICSYVGALFFLSLTIRTIPVGVAYAVWCGIGIVLISLIAWIFFGQKLDSPAILGITFIVIGVVILNAFSKATLHH
- a CDS encoding acyloxyacyl hydrolase gives rise to the protein MFRTSHVFTNLLPFFAFARLPLAALALITGVLFLPQSAKAVDWQGDPAIALAVGQSDILDGVQRPTHFSAEVRARNFTRLHLTPVAGAGFSSDEASFLYAGMYADIWILDWWAITPGFAPGFFNSGDTLKLGSNLEFRSSIETSVRFKKGIRIGLSFSHISNGGISHKNPGTESWSFVCIFPIFGK
- a CDS encoding A/G-specific adenine glycosylase, whose protein sequence is MPKSNDCLPRWANADLPAARKDLARWFGKNARVLPWRTETTVYRTVVSEFMLQQTRVSTVLPYFEKWVTTFPGFAELAAAEEGEVLGLWQGLGYYSRARNLHKLAKRIVEEGIPDDLAGWRELPGIGGYTAAAITSIAQGLPAAVVDGNVVRVLARLSADETTWKASGEAVKAFGPLAEEFLDRDHPGRHNESMMELGAVVCLPRSPLCTICPLVQHCHGAAQGIAGELPRIVKAKKTEKTVRRAWAVRGKTVLLREIPATAKRLAGMLELPELTDLPESWKPDPTPFAKRKRGIGNESITEWFHVVPEPGRISKKAGLRWVSLDALAEEPLSGPHRRWIGELLKGK